The Desulfocurvibacter africanus subsp. africanus DSM 2603 genomic sequence TCTTGACCACCTGACCCACGCCAAGCTTGGCCATGATGGCCACAGCCACGGCCTTTATCTTGTCCGAGCCAAAGGTCGGGTTTCTGAAAACCTTGAGCACTGTGGGTTCGGCTGCAAGGACCTCAGCCAGCTTCGCCAGATCGCTGCCGTAGGCCGCCAGTTCGGCTGGGCCTTTCTTCTGGCCCAGGGCGAACAGCGCCTTGGCGTATCTGCGTGCAACAATGTTCCCGGTCAATTGAGCACCACCTTTGTAACGTAGTCATCGACGAGTTGCTGCTGCTTCTTGTCCGAGAGCTTTTCCTTGAGCATCTTCTCGGCGGCTTCCACGACCATGTCAGCAACTTCGGCGCGCAGACGCTCGGTGGCGAGCTTCACTTCCTGGCTGACTGCAGTCTCGGCCTGGGCCTTGATATTATCGGCCTTGCGCTGAGCATCCGCAACGATCGAAGCCTTGAGGGCCTCTCCCTGCTTGCGGTAATCATCGAGAATGGTCTTCTTTTCCGTCTCAATGTTGGAGATGGACTTCTCGACTTCCTTGAGCTTGACCTCGGCCTGCTTGCGCCTGGCGTCGAGATCCTCCAACTCGGTCTTGATCTGGTACTGGCGTCCCGTGAAGAATTCCTTGATCTGCTTCCCCGCGAACTTCCAAATGATGGCCACAACCAGGATGAAGTTCACGACTCGGAACAAGAAATCCTTCCAAGGCAGCCCGTGGGCCTCCCCTCCGCCCTGCTCCGCTGCGTAAGCCATGCAGGCCGTAGCCAGCAGCATTAGCAGAGTCCAAAGCACCGTCTGCACGCGTTTCAAGGTCCTTACCTCCTTGCCCCTTAGGCGAGAATCTTGTCAGTGGCCTTCTTCGCCATCTTGTCCACTTCGGACTGCAGGCTCTGCATGGCCTTCTTCACTTGCGACTCGATCTCGGCTCTGGCGGCGGAGATCTTGGAAGCTGCATCGCGCCCGGCATTGCCGACGATCTCGGTCTCGTGGGCTTGGGCTTCAACCTTCAAGCGGTTGCGCTCATCAAGACCAGTCTTGCGCGCGGCATCCAGGGCTACCTCATAGTCCTTAACCTTGGCTACGGCTTGGGCGTTGAACTTCTCGATGGAACTCACCTGTCCCACCATGTAATCCGAGCGCTTCTTGATAATGCCGCGGATCGGCCGGTAAAGGACGAGGCTGAGCACCATCCAGATAATCAGGAAGTTCACCAGCTGGATGAAAAATGTAATATCCAGATCGATCATGACCGCCCCCAGCTCAAGGTTGTGAATTTTGGTTCAAAGTGGGATGGGCTTTATCCCTTTTTCTGAACCCTGTCAAAACCTTTTTCCGGCGGGATACATGGAGAAACGAGCCCGGAGGCGTTGTGGCAGGCCGATTGTGACAACTTTCACGAGACCTATCCTGGGTCGGATAACCGATCCAGGATAGGCCTACGCTATAAATAAATTAAGCGCAAATGCAGGCGCTTACATGAACAACGCTATAAATGTCGTCTTTGATGCCGTTATGCGTTAAGAGTGGATCAATACTGAACTGGTGACTGCTCGTCTGTAGGCGTGATGCTTTCGGCGGTCTCTACAAAAGCCTCCGGCAGTGCCTCAGCAGGCACTGTTCCCATACTGACCTGACCTTCAAGCACCGAGCCCTCCTCCATGACAAGAGAAGGCGTGCTCACACAACCGACCAGGTGCGCAGTGCGAT encodes the following:
- the atpF gene encoding F0F1 ATP synthase subunit B, with protein sequence MKRVQTVLWTLLMLLATACMAYAAEQGGGEAHGLPWKDFLFRVVNFILVVAIIWKFAGKQIKEFFTGRQYQIKTELEDLDARRKQAEVKLKEVEKSISNIETEKKTILDDYRKQGEALKASIVADAQRKADNIKAQAETAVSQEVKLATERLRAEVADMVVEAAEKMLKEKLSDKKQQQLVDDYVTKVVLN
- a CDS encoding ATP synthase F0 subunit B, with translation MIDLDITFFIQLVNFLIIWMVLSLVLYRPIRGIIKKRSDYMVGQVSSIEKFNAQAVAKVKDYEVALDAARKTGLDERNRLKVEAQAHETEIVGNAGRDAASKISAARAEIESQVKKAMQSLQSEVDKMAKKATDKILA